A region of Lycium barbarum isolate Lr01 chromosome 3, ASM1917538v2, whole genome shotgun sequence DNA encodes the following proteins:
- the LOC132633279 gene encoding cleavage stimulating factor 64: MAGDGLSANMAGMSKNQLYDIMSQMKALVEQNQQQARQILIQNPNLTRALFQAQIMLGMVQPPQAIPTIQPTGALNPQPSASQLPQSNVQPTPSLPGQIGIQEQTRKQQQIQPAPIVPSASLPPSNLQSPSLPSHQLQSVQQQKGHIGQAPPISLPQTSQVPNMAPLPRHSAAPLPSHLQQQMPPASPKLEPPMQTSGTQHLPMQSQLPPQVRPSMQPFPHQVHPHMGPNVGYQLQSGATQHHHSQPPYHPAMRPPASMGPSFLPGQPPGPSQLPPQSLYQMGGSHLRPEFNQVGSSMQADRASPWIPSLPENTSGTQLPGPPSFPAQMASSNQPSRPAALSPEMEKALLQQVRSLTPEQINMLPPEQRNQVLQLQQMLR, from the exons ATGGCCGGTGATGGCTTATCGGCGAATATGGCTGGAATGTCCAAAAATCAGCTATACGATATTATGTCTCAGATGAAG GCGCTAGTGGAACAGAACCAGCAGCAAGCAAGGCAaattctcatacaaaaccctaactTGACTAGAGCACTCTTTCAG GCACAAATAATGCTCGGGATGGTGCAGCCCCCACAAGCA ATTCCGACCATCCAGCCGACAGGAGCATTGAATCCTCAGCCATCAGCATCTCAGCTTCCACAATCAAATGTTCAGCCCACTCCATCGTTGCCAGGGCAAATTGGCATTCAGGAACAAACAAGAAAGCAGCAGCAGATTCAACCTGCTCCAATAGTGCCATCCGCTTCTCTTCCACCCTCGAACCTTCAATCCCCATCCTTGCCATCTCATCAGTTGCAGTCGGTGCAGCAGCAGAAAGGACATATTGGTCAAGCCCCACCAATCTCTTTACCACAAACCTCTCAAGTTCCTAATATGGCACCACTTCCTCGTCATTCTGCTGCACCACTGCCATCTCATCTTCAACAACAGATGCCTCCGGCATCCCCCAAGTTGGAGCCACCAATGCAAACTAGTGGAACTCAACACCTGCCTATGCAATCACAGCTACCACCACAAGTGAGACCATCGATGCAGCCCTTCCCTCATCAAGTTCATCCTCACATGGGCCCCAATGTTGGTTATCAGCTGCAATCTGGAGCAACTCAGCACCACCATTCACAACCTCCTTATCAT CCTGCTATGAGGCCTCCAGCAAGCATGGGACCTTCTTTTCTACCGGGACAACCACCAGGTCCAAGTCAGCTGCCACCCCAGTCTCTATATCAG ATGGGAGGTTCACATTTGAGACCAGAATTCAATCAAGTTGGAAGTTCAATGCAAGCAGATCGAGCATCTCCTTGGATTCCCAGCTTGCCAGAGAATACATCAGGAACACAGCTCCCAGGACCACCATCATTCCCTGCACAGATGGCCTCGAGCAATCAGCCTTCTAGACCGGCAGCA CTGTCCCCGGAGATGGAAAAGGCACTTCTTCAGCAAGTAAGGAGTCTGACCCCAGAACAGATTAACATGCTACCTCCAGAGCAAAGGAATCAAGTGCTTCAGTTGCAGCAAATGCTCCGTTAA
- the LOC132634343 gene encoding uncharacterized protein LOC132634343 encodes MQCSEETIARLFYNVSSSFQLFLIFSYFTSILLAKLFYFLGGNPFFWRNRDNAYEFAEFSDEESEYYHNEVETNEENHYVACAFREHGKTEYSLNSNVADEGDSIYASLASESVHSDDDDDDDVEEKILNSKSYKCDLDMMDSDINHGKVYRKIMKDKKVMKSKKICREENFLVYAPSKLESKKFQFQEKEDNNIDEIFGDSYSIGSTSKSSSEWRNSIKDSGEDPFSSSSRRSCPKWESYTVFQKYDEEMLFLDRISVQKLHETESLRSIQSCPRSISDRIVYKLATKNRKSSDFRHNPYHELEAAYVAQVCLAWEALSWNYKYFKSLRASRLEEDSGCPAHVAQHFQQFQVLLQRYVENEPYEHGKRPEIYARMRSLAPKLLQVPEYRDSDEEKGQENLCSRISSDSFLRIMEEAIRTFMRFLKADKENPCQVLMTAFFKRNKRGSADPTLLLLLKKVNNKKKSRVKDIGRAGKCRLAKRRLKEEEEMEILMGLIDLKVVSRVLRMSEVNDEQLHWCEDKMSKVRVSDGKLFRDASPLFFPANIS; translated from the exons ATGCAATGTTCTGAAGAAACTATTGCAAGGCTATTCTACAATGTCTCAAGTTCCTTTCAACTTTTCCTCATTTTTTCCTACTTCACTTCCATTTTACTTGCCAAACTCTTCTACTTTCTTGGTGGAAATCCATTTTTCTGGAG gaatcgaGATAATGCATATGAATTTgcagagttttcggacgaagaaaGTGAATATTACCATAATGAAGTTGAAACAAATGAGGAAAATCATTATGTAGCATGCGCATTTCGCGAACATGGAAAAACTGAATATAGCTTAAATAGCAATGTCGCTGATGAAGGAGACTCCATTTATGCATCACTAGCTTCAGAATCTgttcatagtgatgatgatgatgatgatgatgttgaagaGAAGATTCTCAATTCGAAATCTTACAAGTGTGATTTGGACATGATGGATAGCGACATTAATCATG GAAAAGTttataggaaaatcatgaaggacAAGAAAGTAATGAAGAGTAAAAAAATTTGTAGAGAGGAAAATTTCTTGGTTTATGCACCATCAAAGTTAGAGAGCAAGAAATTTCAATTTCAAGAAAAGGAGGACAATAATATTGATGAAATATTTGGAGATTCTTATAGTATTGGTTCCACTTCTAAGAGTTCCTCCGAATGGAGAAACTCCATTAAAGATTCGGGTGAAGatccattttcttcttcttcaagaaGAAGTTGCCCCAAGTGGGAATCTTACACGGTCTTCCAAAAATATGATGAAGAAATGCTGTTTTTAGATAGAATCAGTGTACAAAAACTCCACGAAACAG AATCACTAAGATCCATTCAATCATGTCCAAGATCAATATCAGACAGGATTGTTTATAAATTAGCAACAAAGAACAGGAAATCATCGGATTTTCGACACAACCCGTATCACGAATTAGAGGCTGCTTATGTAGCACAG GTATGCTTAGCATGGGAGGCACTGAGCTGGAATTACAAATACTTCAAAAGCCTAAGAGCTTCGCGTCTTGAAGAGGATTCGGGTTGTCCTGCTCATGTAGCTCAGCATTTTCAACAGTTTCAAGTGCTTTTACAAAGATATGTAGAGAATGAGCCATATGAACATGGTAAGAGGCCTGAGATTTATGCTAGGATGAGAAGCTTAGCTCCAAAATTGCTTCAAGTGCCTGAATATCGAG ATTCGGATGAGGAAAAAGGACAGGAAAATTTGTGCTCGAGAATATCATCAGATTCATTTCTTCGGATAATGGAAGAAGCAATCAGAACATTTATGCGTTTCCTCAAGGCGGACAAGGAGAATCCTTGCCAAGTATTAATGACTGCTTTCTTTAAGAGAAACAAAAGAGGCTCTGCTGACCCTACTCTTCTCCTCTTACTCAAGAAAGTAAACAATAAG AAAAAGTCAAGGGTGAAGGATATTGGTCGGGCAGGGAAATGCCGCTTGGCTAAAAGGAGattaaaagaagaagaagaaatggagatATTGATGGGATTAATAGACTTAAAAGTGGTATCAAGAGTATTAAGAATGAGTGAAGTGAATGATGAGCAGTTGCATTGGTGCGAGGACAAAATGAGCAAAGTCAGGGTATCTGATGGCAAATTATTTAGAGATGCTTCACCACTGTTCTTCccagcaaacattagctaa
- the LOC132633280 gene encoding uncharacterized protein LOC132633280: MNRCAYQQTVLVGCVGAGEIRRGDIYVSDGVVCPKPIRPSTSLQITNYQPEAYDLKAGTELLDIILTKGRYDMETPNFDMAASPPFFFGSPPSRTSNPLIQDSEFSNNNFVPLLAIPEEPAAPSPPPSFTSNSARKNGGGCVPAAVRIEGFNCCSSISAAVA; the protein is encoded by the exons atgaatagGTGCGCTTATCAGCAAACGGTCTTGGTGGGTTGTGTTGGAGCTGGAGAAATTAGACGGGGAGATATCTATGTGTCTGATGGTGTTGTTTGCCCCAAACCCATCAGACCTTCTACATCGCTGCAAATCAC TAATTATCAACCGGAGGCTTATGACTTGAAAGCTGGAACTGAACTTCTGGATATCATCCTCACCAAG GGGAGATATGATATGGAGACGCCCAATTTTGATATGGCTGCATCTCCACCATTCTTTTTCGGGTCTCCACCAAGCAGGACATCGAATCCCTTAATTCAGGATTCCGAGTTCAGCAACAACAATTTTGTTCCTTTACTTGCAATTCCAGAAGAACCAGCTGCACCTTCACCGCCACCTTCTTTTACCTCCAACTCAGCTCGTAAGAACGGAGGTGGCTGCGTTCCAGCTGCTGTGAGGATTGAAGGGTTCAATTGCTGCAGCAGCATCTCTGCTGCTGTAGCTTAG
- the LOC132633281 gene encoding mitogen-activated protein kinase kinase 6 — protein sequence MKTTKPLKQLKLSVPAQDTPISSFLTASGTFHDGDLLLNQKGLRLISEENESLPSETKEIDLQFSLEDLETIKVIGKGSGGVVQLVRHKWVGTLFALKVIQMNIQEEIRKQIVQELKINQASQCPHVVVCYHSFYHNGAISLVLEYMDRGSLVDVIGQLKTILEPYLAVVCKQVLQGLVYLHNERHVIHRDIKPSNLLVNHKGEVKITDFGVSAMLASSMGQRDTFVGTYNYMAPERISGSTYDYKSDIWSLGMVILECAIGRFPYIQSEDQQGRPSFYELLEAIVSSPPPSAPADQFSPEFCSFVSACIQKDPRDRSSALDLLSHPFIKKFEDKDIDLGILVSSLEPPVNLPR from the exons ATGAAGACGACGAAGCCATTGAAGCAACTTAAGCTCTCTGTACCTGCTCAAGATACTCCCATTTCCAGCTTCTT GACTGCGAGTGGAACTTTTCATGATGGGGATTTACTTTTGAACCAAAAAGGACTCAGATTGATTTCTGAAGAGAATGAATCTCTG CCCTCAGAAACTAAGGAGATAGATCTTCAGTTTTCGTTGGAAGATCTTGAAACAATCAAAGTCATTGGAAAGGGAAGTGGCGGTGTTGTTCAACTTGTTCGTCATAAATGGGTTGGAACTTTGTTTGCTCTGAAG GTTATCCAGATGAATATACAAGAAGAAATTCGTAAGCAGATAGTGCAAGAACTTAAAATAAATCAAGCATCACAATGTCCACATGTTGTTGTATGCTACCACTCTTTTTATCACAATGGAGCTATATCTCTGGTTTTGGAGTATATGGACCGTGGATCTTTAGTTGATGTAATCGGGCAACTCAAGACTATTCTTGAACCATATCTTGCTGTTGTCTGCAAACAG GTTTTGCAAGGTCTTGTCTACTTGCATAATGAGAGACATGTTATCCACAGAGACATAAAGCCGTCAAACTTGCTAGTGAACCACAAAGGGGAGGTAAAAATTACCGATTTTGGTGTAAGTGCAATGCTAGCCAGCTCTATGGGTCAAAGGGATACATTTGTGGGGACTTATAATTACATGGCA CCTGAAAGAATAAGTGGAAGTACCTATGACTACAAGAGTGATATCTGGAGCTTGGGCATGGTCATCCTTGAATGTGCTATTGGGCGTTTCCCATACATACAGTCGGAAGACCAGCAAGGGCGGCCGAGCTTTTATGAGCTTCTGGAGGCTATTGTTAGCAGTCCACCCCCTTCTGCTCCAGCAGATCAATTTTCCCCAgaattctgttcatttgtttctGCTTG CATTCAAAAGGATCCAAGGGATAGATCTTCAGCGTTGGACCTTTTG AGTCACCCTTTCATTAAGAAGTTTGAAGACAAAGACATTGATCTCGGCATACTTGTCAGTAGCCTGGAACCTCCAGTAAATCTTCCAAGATAA
- the LOC132633282 gene encoding uncharacterized protein LOC132633282, with protein MNRCVYQQKALVGCDGVVCPKPRRVGLFNSSYVQPNEPIRPSRFLQINNQQSEPCDLKAGTELLDIILTKGNYDMETDNFDMASSPPFFFGSPPSRASNPLIQDSEFSNNNFVPILAIPEGPAAPSPPPPSASSRKNGGSCAQVKFGIKPATVRIEGFNRRSSISAVA; from the exons atgaataggtGCGTTTATCAACAAAAGGCCTTGGTGGGTTGTGATGGTGTTGTTTGCCCCAAACCTCGTCGGGTCGGGTTATTCAATTCTTCATATGTTCAACCCAATGAACCAATCAGACCTTCTCGATTCCTGCAAATCAA TAATCAGCAATCTGAGCCTTGCGATTTGAAAGCCGGAACTGAACTTCTTGATATCATCCTCACCAag GGGAATTATGATATGGAAACGGACAATTTTGATATGGCTTCATCTCCGCCGTTCTTTTTTGGATCTCCACCAAGCAGGGCATCGAATCCCTTAATTCAAGATTCAGAGTTCAGCAACAACAATTTTGTTCCTATACTTGCAATTCCAGAAGGACCAGCTGCACCTTCACCACCACCACCCTCCGCCTCCTCTCGTAAGAACGGAGGAAGCTGTGCTCAGGTGAAATTCGGGATCAAGCCAGCTACTGTGAGGATCGAAGGCTTCAATCGCCGCAGCAGCATTTCTGCTGTAGCTTAG